The stretch of DNA TGGCGGCTTGGCTGCTGCGACTCCCCCTCAAGGGGGGAGTGATGGGAAAAATGAGACGCAGGCTTGCCCCTGGCTTGTCTTTACTGCATTAACGGGGGCAGGAATCTACCCTCCATGGCGGGGTGGGAATCGTTTCCCCTCGATTGCGTAACGGCTTGCGGAGCGGGCGGGCGGTTTCGGCGCTGCGCCGGGCGCCGGCCGCCGCTATCCGTCGCTTGTCCGGGCCGCCGGCAACAGGCGGCCCAGGGCCTGTCCCATGCGTACCGGCGCGTCGCTACGGCAGGACCGCTCCCATATCACCTTGCCCGGCGGGAACAGCAGGATCGCCGTAGAGCCGAAGTGAAAGCGCCCCAGTTCCTGGCCGCGATCCCGCCACGCCTCCGCGGGCGGGGGGCGCCAGGGCTCGGGACTGCGCGGCGCCTGCGGCAACCTGCCCGTCCAGACGGTTTCCATGCCGCCCACGAAGAGCGCCCCCACCATGATCGCCGCCATTCGTCCCGCCGCCGTGTCGAACAGCAGGACCAGGCGCTCGTTGCGCGCGAACAGCCGCGGGATTGCCCGCATGGCAGGGCCGTTTACGGCGAACAGGCTCCCGGGCACGTGCAGCAGTCCCTCGAGTCGGCCCGCCACCGGCATATGCACCCGGTGGTAGTTGCGCGGCGCCAGGTAGAGGGTGGCGCAGCTGCCGCCGGTAAAGGATTGCGCCCA from Gammaproteobacteria bacterium encodes:
- the asd gene encoding archaetidylserine decarboxylase (Phosphatidylserine decarboxylase is synthesized as a single chain precursor. Generation of the pyruvoyl active site from a Ser is coupled to cleavage of a Gly-Ser bond between the larger (beta) and smaller (alpha chains). It is an integral membrane protein.), with the protein product MPEERQTSPAGEQAASIWDRLCVLPQYLLPQGLLTRCGGLLARWRWRPWKALLIRVFIRAFRVNMEESQPSDPAAYASFAEFFVRPLKSGCRPLAGDERTVLSPVDGVARQCIERMDEDQLPQAKGHRLPLSELFAGRPEWAQSFTGGSCATLYLAPRNYHRVHMPVAGRLEGLLHVPGSLFAVNGPAMRAIPRLFARNERLVLLFDTAAGRMAAIMVGALFVGGMETVWTGRLPQAPRSPEPWRPPPAEAWRDRGQELGRFHFGSTAILLFPPGKVIWERSCRSDAPVRMGQALGRLLPAARTSDG